In Candidatus Binatia bacterium, one DNA window encodes the following:
- a CDS encoding glucose 1-dehydrogenase, whose amino-acid sequence MSSLANKIAVVTGGASGIGAATARLFAEAGARVVIGDLQDGSAIASEIGGIYQRTDVRRSEDVKALIDRAVREFGRLDVLFNNAGIEAHAPLAATEDEIHRNIIDVNVNGVFYGLKHGIVAMSQNPGPARGSIINTASVAGIMGTPMLGSYCSSKHAVVGLTRDAALEYGPLGIRVNAVCPGIIRTPMLMQGFEVTPEAIEQFGRAHALKRIGEPIEVARLVLFLASDDASFITGQAIAVDGGMSAGPVMPG is encoded by the coding sequence ATGAGCTCGCTTGCCAACAAGATCGCCGTCGTGACCGGCGGCGCGTCCGGGATCGGAGCCGCGACCGCGCGGCTGTTCGCCGAGGCCGGCGCCCGCGTGGTGATCGGCGACCTGCAGGACGGCAGCGCGATCGCAAGCGAGATCGGCGGCATCTACCAGCGCACCGACGTGCGGCGCTCCGAGGACGTGAAAGCGCTGATCGACCGCGCCGTGCGCGAGTTCGGCCGGCTCGACGTCCTGTTCAACAACGCCGGCATCGAGGCGCACGCGCCGCTCGCCGCGACCGAGGACGAGATCCACCGCAACATCATCGACGTCAACGTGAACGGCGTCTTCTACGGGCTCAAGCACGGGATCGTCGCGATGTCGCAGAACCCCGGCCCCGCGCGCGGCAGCATCATCAACACCGCGAGCGTCGCCGGGATCATGGGCACGCCGATGCTGGGCTCGTACTGCTCGTCGAAGCACGCGGTCGTTGGCTTGACGCGCGACGCGGCGCTCGAGTACGGCCCGCTCGGCATCCGGGTGAACGCCGTCTGCCCGGGGATCATCCGCACGCCGATGCTGATGCAAGGCTTCGAGGTGACGCCCGAGGCGATCGAGCAGTTCGGCCGCGCGCACGCGCTCAAGCGCATCGGCGAGCCGATCGAGGTCGCGCGCCTGGTGCTGTTCCTGGCGAGCGACGACGCCTCGTTCATCACCGGCCAGGCGATCGCCGTCGACGGCGGCATGTCGGCCGGTCCGGTGATGCCCGGCTGA
- a CDS encoding glycoside hydrolase family 15 protein, which yields MAYQPIENYAIIGDLHTVALVGMDGSIDFLPFPRFDSPTVFAALLDHRKGGRFKIAPAFADARQKQLYLPDTNVLLTRSLSSEGVAEVTDFMPIEEEGHPHALIRHVTTVRGDVRFRMRFEPRFDYARAGHRFEVNPGEVLFLSSGSDRTALRLRTPVPVRMEHGAAIAEFELRAGESLDFVLEEARPGCESGAASPEWCMRMLEETTQYWRRWVGRSTYRGRWREMVHRSALTLKVMTSRTFGSMVAAPTLGLPEEIGGVRNWDYRYTWIRDSAFMVYALIRLGYTDEAAAFMRWIEQRCTELGPDGSLQVMYGIDGRHKLDEEILDHLEGYRGSKPVRVGNGAYDQLQLDIYGELMDAVYLYDKYGETISYEMWRNLTRLVEWVCNHWQLPDEGIWEVRGGRQEFLYSRLMCWVAIDRAIRLAWKRSLPAPFDRWIATRSAIHREIHHEFWNQERGCFAQVKHGSAVDASCLLMPLVRFIGPTDPRWLSTLACVERELVSDSLVYRYQGDMAAPDGLTGKEGTFTMCSFWYVECLARAGMLRKARLAFEKMLGFANHVGLYAEELGPEGEHLGNFPQGFTHLGLISAAHFLDRALSGAGMDG from the coding sequence ATGGCGTATCAACCGATCGAAAACTACGCGATCATCGGTGACCTGCACACGGTCGCGCTGGTCGGCATGGACGGCTCGATCGACTTCCTGCCGTTCCCGCGCTTCGACTCGCCGACCGTGTTCGCGGCCCTCCTCGACCACCGCAAGGGCGGACGCTTCAAGATCGCGCCCGCCTTCGCCGACGCGCGGCAGAAGCAGCTCTACCTGCCGGACACCAACGTCCTGCTGACGCGCTCGCTGTCCTCGGAGGGCGTCGCCGAGGTCACGGACTTCATGCCGATCGAGGAGGAAGGGCACCCGCACGCGCTGATCCGCCACGTGACGACCGTGCGCGGCGACGTCCGCTTCCGCATGCGCTTCGAGCCGCGCTTCGACTACGCGCGGGCGGGGCACCGCTTCGAGGTCAACCCGGGCGAGGTGCTGTTCCTCTCCTCGGGGAGCGATCGCACGGCGCTGCGTCTGCGCACGCCCGTACCGGTGCGCATGGAGCACGGCGCGGCGATCGCGGAGTTCGAGCTGCGCGCCGGCGAGTCGCTCGACTTCGTGCTCGAGGAAGCGCGTCCGGGCTGCGAGAGCGGGGCCGCGTCGCCCGAGTGGTGCATGCGGATGCTCGAGGAGACCACGCAGTACTGGCGTCGCTGGGTGGGGCGCTCGACGTACCGCGGCCGCTGGCGCGAGATGGTGCACCGCTCCGCCCTGACGCTGAAGGTGATGACGTCGCGCACCTTCGGCTCGATGGTCGCCGCGCCGACGCTCGGTCTGCCGGAGGAGATCGGCGGCGTCCGCAACTGGGACTACCGCTACACCTGGATCCGCGACAGCGCGTTCATGGTCTACGCGCTGATCCGCCTCGGCTACACCGACGAGGCCGCGGCGTTCATGCGCTGGATCGAGCAGCGCTGCACCGAGCTCGGCCCCGACGGCTCGCTGCAGGTGATGTACGGCATCGACGGCCGGCACAAGCTCGACGAGGAGATCCTCGACCACCTCGAGGGCTACCGCGGCTCGAAGCCGGTCCGCGTCGGCAACGGCGCCTACGACCAGCTGCAGCTCGACATCTACGGCGAGCTGATGGACGCCGTCTACCTGTACGACAAGTACGGCGAGACCATCTCGTACGAGATGTGGCGCAACCTGACGCGCCTCGTCGAGTGGGTCTGCAACCACTGGCAGCTCCCCGACGAGGGCATCTGGGAGGTGCGCGGCGGGCGTCAAGAGTTCCTCTACTCGCGCCTGATGTGCTGGGTGGCGATCGACCGCGCGATCCGGCTCGCGTGGAAGCGCTCGCTGCCGGCGCCGTTCGACCGCTGGATCGCGACGCGTAGCGCGATCCACCGCGAGATCCACCACGAGTTCTGGAACCAGGAGCGCGGCTGCTTCGCGCAGGTCAAGCACGGCAGCGCGGTCGACGCGTCGTGCCTGCTGATGCCGCTCGTGCGCTTCATCGGTCCGACGGATCCGCGCTGGCTGTCGACGCTCGCCTGCGTCGAGCGCGAGCTGGTGTCGGACTCGCTGGTCTACCGCTACCAGGGCGACATGGCCGCGCCCGACGGCCTCACCGGCAAGGAAGGCACGTTCACGATGTGCTCGTTCTGGTACGTCGAGTGCCTGGCGCGCGCCGGCATGCTGCGCAAGGCGCGGCTCGCGTTCGAGAAGATGCTCGGCTTCGCGAACCACGTGGGTCTCTACGCCGAGGAGCTGGGCCCCGAGGGCGAGCACCTGGGCAACTTCCCGCAGGGCTTCACGCACCTCGGCTTGATCAGCGCCGCGCACTTCCTCGACCGTGCGCTCTCCGGCGCCGGCATGGACGGGTGA
- a CDS encoding DoxX family protein, with protein MKGVLGKYADTIYALLRIVAGFLFACHGAQKLIGIVSGADIPMPPAMLWTAMVLELGGGILIMIGLFTSLVAFLCSGMMAVAYFMAHQPQGLLPIQNQGELAALFAFVFLYIAARGSGPFAVKPE; from the coding sequence ATGAAAGGCGTTCTCGGCAAGTACGCGGACACCATCTATGCGCTGCTGCGCATCGTGGCAGGCTTTCTCTTCGCCTGCCACGGTGCGCAGAAGCTGATCGGCATCGTCTCGGGCGCGGACATCCCGATGCCGCCGGCGATGCTGTGGACCGCGATGGTCCTCGAGCTCGGGGGAGGGATTCTGATCATGATCGGGCTCTTCACGAGCCTGGTCGCGTTCCTCTGCAGCGGCATGATGGCGGTCGCGTACTTCATGGCGCACCAGCCGCAGGGGCTGCTGCCCATCCAGAACCAGGGCGAGCTCGCCGCGCTGTTCGCGTTCGTGTTCCTGTACATCGCGGCGCGCGGCTCGGGGCCGTTCGCCGTCAAGCCGGAGTGA
- a CDS encoding dodecin family protein — protein sequence MAESVYKVIELVGTSTESWERAAAAAVEKASKSLRDLRIAEVKELDLQIEDGHVRAYRAKVHVSFKYED from the coding sequence ATGGCCGAGAGCGTCTACAAGGTGATCGAGCTGGTCGGCACCAGCACCGAGTCGTGGGAGCGCGCCGCCGCGGCGGCCGTCGAGAAGGCGTCCAAGTCGCTGCGCGACCTCCGCATCGCCGAGGTGAAGGAGCTCGACCTGCAGATCGAGGACGGCCACGTGCGGGCGTACCGCGCGAAGGTGCACGTCTCGTTCAAGTACGAAGACTGA
- a CDS encoding nitroreductase family protein yields the protein MARSTTRRAILARAAAAGLTVAGAAGAGRALALEGGAAHASDAPGSSTNVARRASAGPGEARLACSLDALLDRRRMVRRFTDEPVDDAVVRRLIDAGTRAPSAGNLQPWAFVVVRDAERRMALARAALGQTFVAEAPVVIVPCAVPARARERYGERAERYATIDTSFASLLILLAVVEEGLGACFVGAFDDAEVKRILALPADVHPLAVVPVGHPAETPGPQKRRKVADVVHDERW from the coding sequence ATGGCGCGGTCGACGACACGGCGAGCGATCCTCGCACGGGCGGCCGCGGCGGGCTTGACGGTCGCGGGCGCCGCCGGCGCGGGACGCGCGCTCGCGCTCGAGGGCGGCGCCGCGCACGCGAGCGATGCGCCCGGCTCGAGCACGAACGTCGCGCGCCGCGCGAGCGCGGGCCCGGGCGAAGCGCGGCTCGCGTGCTCGCTCGACGCGCTCCTCGACCGCCGCCGCATGGTGCGGCGCTTCACGGACGAGCCGGTCGACGACGCGGTCGTCCGTCGGCTGATCGACGCCGGTACGCGCGCGCCGAGCGCCGGCAACCTGCAGCCGTGGGCCTTCGTCGTCGTGCGCGACGCCGAGCGCCGCATGGCTCTCGCCCGCGCGGCGCTCGGGCAGACGTTCGTCGCCGAGGCCCCGGTCGTGATCGTGCCATGCGCGGTGCCGGCGCGTGCGCGCGAGCGCTACGGCGAGCGCGCCGAGCGCTACGCAACGATCGACACCTCGTTCGCCTCGCTGCTGATCCTGCTCGCGGTCGTCGAGGAGGGGCTCGGCGCGTGCTTCGTCGGCGCCTTCGACGACGCCGAGGTGAAGCGCATCCTCGCGCTGCCCGCCGACGTGCACCCGCTCGCCGTCGTGCCGGTCGGCCATCCCGCCGAGACGCCCGGTCCGCAGAAGCGGCGCAAGGTCGCGGACGTCGTGCACGACGAGCGCTGGTAG
- a CDS encoding response regulator, whose protein sequence is MVGDSLTVRTDLVFKLKALNVDAHAVAGGAAALEWLRAAHARGEKIDVVLLDLQMPGMSGLELARAIRKEPCLRTLPLVMVTGFAERCHEEEARAAGIAGYLTKPVGAAALRDCLRRVLPRDGAPETTTQVAGGSSLASVRRQGSRILVAEDNVVNQKVTVLTLERLGYQVHVVANGAEALEALEREPYDLILMDCQMPGMDGFEATAEIRRREGVRAHHPIIAMTASAMQGDREHCFVVGMDDYIAKPVQPAALDRVLQRWLTRGDVVFGTDEPLRAPRLAEPAPAAF, encoded by the coding sequence GTGGTCGGCGACAGCCTCACGGTGCGCACCGACCTGGTGTTCAAGCTGAAGGCCCTGAACGTCGACGCGCACGCCGTCGCCGGCGGCGCGGCGGCGCTCGAGTGGCTGCGCGCCGCGCACGCGCGCGGCGAGAAGATCGACGTCGTGCTCCTCGACCTGCAGATGCCGGGGATGAGCGGCCTCGAGCTCGCGCGCGCGATCCGAAAGGAGCCGTGCTTGCGCACGCTGCCGCTCGTGATGGTCACCGGCTTCGCCGAGCGCTGCCACGAGGAGGAGGCGCGCGCGGCCGGCATCGCGGGCTACCTGACGAAGCCGGTCGGCGCCGCCGCGCTGCGCGACTGCCTGCGACGCGTGCTGCCGCGCGACGGCGCGCCCGAGACGACGACGCAGGTCGCGGGCGGCAGCTCGCTCGCCAGCGTGCGTCGCCAGGGCTCGCGCATCCTGGTCGCCGAGGACAACGTCGTCAATCAGAAAGTGACGGTGCTCACGCTCGAGCGCCTCGGCTACCAGGTGCACGTCGTCGCGAACGGCGCCGAGGCGCTCGAAGCGCTCGAGCGCGAGCCCTACGACCTGATCCTGATGGACTGCCAGATGCCCGGCATGGACGGCTTCGAGGCGACCGCGGAGATCCGCCGGCGCGAGGGCGTGCGCGCGCACCATCCGATCATCGCGATGACGGCGAGCGCGATGCAGGGCGACCGCGAGCACTGCTTCGTCGTCGGGATGGACGACTACATCGCGAAGCCCGTGCAGCCCGCCGCGCTCGACCGCGTCCTGCAGCGCTGGCTCACGCGCGGCGACGTGGTGTTCGGCACCGACGAGCCGCTGCGCGCGCCGCGCCTCGCCGAGCCCGCTCCGGCCGCGTTCTGA